Proteins encoded by one window of Microplitis mediator isolate UGA2020A chromosome 1, iyMicMedi2.1, whole genome shotgun sequence:
- the LOC130663082 gene encoding uncharacterized protein LOC130663082 isoform X3: MILFIWMMIFHFSCGYSLEKNESLIGRAIKEKINFGNLTEFNFGNLTEVNLGNLTEVNLGNLTEVKFGNTTDKIEFENTREKIEFKNTTEKIRFENSAEIKFENSTEKIKFENLIEEKNYKNVVWIMIEDFDEFLINKLNKNKLFTAKGFYQNCNKTDDCNCNKKLNNNINDLITWTRFIKKINIGTISQRKLTSPVIYNNFKTKNHRVNNKKMTFENNHDINESLINRTINRDDADLNGLWDLLDFFTRLRLSFLKRIFPWNSISQTIPINSLTIDNIFNHMVNDFKLFDKQFLLITFTPKEFLDKILNEINETIIISGVCGNNKEIAYFATENSKIFESIKTIYEIPNVIKSILNNCNGICNNTLEFKFKKRFIRSTDDEIIPDDKIEDEPEIEV; encoded by the exons atgatcCTTTTTATTTGGAtgatgatttttcatttttcctgTGGATATTCTttggaaaaaa atgaAAGTTTAATTGGACGGgcgataaaagaaaaaataaattttggaaatttaacagaatttaattttggGAATTTGACAGAAGTAAATTTGGGGAATTTGACAGAAGTAAATTTGGGGAATTTGACAGAAGTAAAATTTGGAAATACGAcagataaaattgaatttgaaaatacgcgggaaaaaatcgaatttaaaaatacgacagaaaaaattagatttgaaaattcggcggaaataaaatttgaaaattcaacagaaaaaataaaatttgaaaatttaatagaagaaaaaaattataaaaatgttgtCTGGATAATGATTGAAgattttgatgaatttttaataaataaattaaataaaaataaattatttactgccAAAGGATTTTatcag aattgtAATAAAACTGATGATTgtaattgcaataaaaaattaaataataatatcaatgaCTTAATAACATGGACAcgatttattaagaaaataaacattg gaaCAATATCACAGCGTAAATTAACATCACCagtaatttacaataattttaaaactaaaaaccaccgagttaataataaaaaaatgacatttgaaaataatcatgACATCAACGAATCGTTAATAAATCGCACAATTAATCGGGATGACGCAGATCTCAATGGACTTTGGGATTTACTTGATTTTTTCACGAGACTTCgattgtcatttttaaaaagaatttttccttGGAATTCAATTTCACAAACGATACCGATAAATTCATTAactattgataatatttttaatcatatggtcaatgattttaaattatttgataaacaATTCTTATTGATTACTTTTACTCCCAaggaatttttggataaaatattaaat GAAATTAATGagacaataataattagcGGAGTTTGTGGTAATAATAAAGAGATTGCATATTTTGCAactgaaaattctaaaatatttgaaagtattaaaacaatttatgaaattccaaatgttattaaatcaattttaaataattgtaacgGAATTTGTAATAATAcacttgaatttaaatttaaaaaacgttttatACGATCCACTGATGACGAA atTATACCAGACGATAAAATCGAAGACGAGCCAGAAATcgaagtatga
- the LOC130663082 gene encoding uncharacterized protein LOC130663082 isoform X2: MILFIWMMIFHFSCGYSLEKNESLIGRAIKEKINFGNLTEFNFGNLTEVNLGNLTEVNLGNLTEVKFGNTTDKIEFENTREKIEFKNTTEKIRFENSAEIKFENSTEKIKFENLIEEKNYKNVVWIMIEDFDEFLINKLNKNKLFTAKGFYQNCNKTDDCNCNKKLNNNINDLITWTRFIKKINIGTISQRKLTSPVIYNNFKTKNHRVNNKKMTFENNHDINESLINRTINRDDADLNGLWDLLDFFTRLRLSFLKRIFPWNSISQTIPINSLTIDNIFNHMVNDFKLFDKQFLLITFTPKEFLDKILNEINETIIISGVCGNNKEIAYFATENSKIFESIKTIYEIPNVIKSILNNCNGICNNTLEFKFKKRFIRSTDDEIIPDDKIEDEPEIEMILKSENPEIHRPIYQKIL, from the exons atgatcCTTTTTATTTGGAtgatgatttttcatttttcctgTGGATATTCTttggaaaaaa atgaAAGTTTAATTGGACGGgcgataaaagaaaaaataaattttggaaatttaacagaatttaattttggGAATTTGACAGAAGTAAATTTGGGGAATTTGACAGAAGTAAATTTGGGGAATTTGACAGAAGTAAAATTTGGAAATACGAcagataaaattgaatttgaaaatacgcgggaaaaaatcgaatttaaaaatacgacagaaaaaattagatttgaaaattcggcggaaataaaatttgaaaattcaacagaaaaaataaaatttgaaaatttaatagaagaaaaaaattataaaaatgttgtCTGGATAATGATTGAAgattttgatgaatttttaataaataaattaaataaaaataaattatttactgccAAAGGATTTTatcag aattgtAATAAAACTGATGATTgtaattgcaataaaaaattaaataataatatcaatgaCTTAATAACATGGACAcgatttattaagaaaataaacattg gaaCAATATCACAGCGTAAATTAACATCACCagtaatttacaataattttaaaactaaaaaccaccgagttaataataaaaaaatgacatttgaaaataatcatgACATCAACGAATCGTTAATAAATCGCACAATTAATCGGGATGACGCAGATCTCAATGGACTTTGGGATTTACTTGATTTTTTCACGAGACTTCgattgtcatttttaaaaagaatttttccttGGAATTCAATTTCACAAACGATACCGATAAATTCATTAactattgataatatttttaatcatatggtcaatgattttaaattatttgataaacaATTCTTATTGATTACTTTTACTCCCAaggaatttttggataaaatattaaat GAAATTAATGagacaataataattagcGGAGTTTGTGGTAATAATAAAGAGATTGCATATTTTGCAactgaaaattctaaaatatttgaaagtattaaaacaatttatgaaattccaaatgttattaaatcaattttaaataattgtaacgGAATTTGTAATAATAcacttgaatttaaatttaaaaaacgttttatACGATCCACTGATGACGAA atTATACCAGACGATAAAATCGAAGACGAGCCAGAAATcgaa atgATTTTGAAGAGCGAAAATCCAGAAATTCATCGTccgatttatcaaaaaatcttataa
- the LOC130663082 gene encoding uncharacterized protein LOC130663082 isoform X1, producing MILFIWMMIFHFSCGYSLEKNESLIGRAIKEKINFGNLTEFNFGNLTEVNLGNLTEVNLGNLTEVKFGNTTDKIEFENTREKIEFKNTTEKIRFENSAEIKFENSTEKIKFENLIEEKNYKNVVWIMIEDFDEFLINKLNKNKLFTAKGFYQNCNKTDDCNCNKKLNNNINDLITWTRFIKKINIGTISQRKLTSPVIYNNFKTKNHRVNNKKMTFENNHDINESLINRTINRDDADLNGLWDLLDFFTRLRLSFLKRIFPWNSISQTIPINSLTIDNIFNHMVNDFKLFDKQFLLITFTPKEFLDKILNEINETIIISGVCGNNKEIAYFATENSKIFESIKTIYEIPNVIKSILNNCNGICNNTLEFKFKKRFIRSTDDEIIPDDKIEDEPEIENEDEDLIENNFTDDFEERKSRNSSSDLSKNLIIIFEFILTIILSFI from the exons atgatcCTTTTTATTTGGAtgatgatttttcatttttcctgTGGATATTCTttggaaaaaa atgaAAGTTTAATTGGACGGgcgataaaagaaaaaataaattttggaaatttaacagaatttaattttggGAATTTGACAGAAGTAAATTTGGGGAATTTGACAGAAGTAAATTTGGGGAATTTGACAGAAGTAAAATTTGGAAATACGAcagataaaattgaatttgaaaatacgcgggaaaaaatcgaatttaaaaatacgacagaaaaaattagatttgaaaattcggcggaaataaaatttgaaaattcaacagaaaaaataaaatttgaaaatttaatagaagaaaaaaattataaaaatgttgtCTGGATAATGATTGAAgattttgatgaatttttaataaataaattaaataaaaataaattatttactgccAAAGGATTTTatcag aattgtAATAAAACTGATGATTgtaattgcaataaaaaattaaataataatatcaatgaCTTAATAACATGGACAcgatttattaagaaaataaacattg gaaCAATATCACAGCGTAAATTAACATCACCagtaatttacaataattttaaaactaaaaaccaccgagttaataataaaaaaatgacatttgaaaataatcatgACATCAACGAATCGTTAATAAATCGCACAATTAATCGGGATGACGCAGATCTCAATGGACTTTGGGATTTACTTGATTTTTTCACGAGACTTCgattgtcatttttaaaaagaatttttccttGGAATTCAATTTCACAAACGATACCGATAAATTCATTAactattgataatatttttaatcatatggtcaatgattttaaattatttgataaacaATTCTTATTGATTACTTTTACTCCCAaggaatttttggataaaatattaaat GAAATTAATGagacaataataattagcGGAGTTTGTGGTAATAATAAAGAGATTGCATATTTTGCAactgaaaattctaaaatatttgaaagtattaaaacaatttatgaaattccaaatgttattaaatcaattttaaataattgtaacgGAATTTGTAATAATAcacttgaatttaaatttaaaaaacgttttatACGATCCACTGATGACGAA atTATACCAGACGATAAAATCGAAGACGAGCCAGAAATcgaa aatgaagatgaagatttaattgaaaataattttacagatgATTTTGAAGAGCGAAAATCCAGAAATTCATCGTccgatttatcaaaaaatcttataattatttttgaatttattttaacaataattctctcatttatttaa